The genomic region CCTGCGGGCGCGCGGCGTCCGGGTGTTGGCCGAGGTGGCCCGGGGCGACGAGGCCGTCCACCTGGCCGCCACAGGCGGCGGCACGCTGCTGTTCCTCGGCCTCGTGCACGACACCGCCCCCTCCGAGCTGGTGCGGCGAGCGGTGGCCGCGGGCGTCGTCGTCGTCGCCCTGGTCGACCACGTGTCGCGTGACGAACTGGCCGGGATGGCGGGCCACGGCGTGTCCGCCCTGCTCCTCCGCACCGTCTCCGCCGAGGAGTTGGGCGACGCCCTCAACCGCATCGGCCGGGGCGAACGGGTGATCGCCCCGGCGCTGCTCCCGCTGCTCGTCGGCGCGGTCACCACGGGGGTCGACGAAGGCGGCCTCACCCGCAAGGAGCGAGAGGTGCTGGCCCGGCTGGCCGACGGCATGTCGAACCGGGAGATCGCCGAGGCTCTGTACATCACGCCCGCCACGGTGAAGACCCACCTGGCCCACATCTACACGAAGCTGGGCGTCGCCAACCGGCAGGAGGCATTGGCGAGGGCTGTGGCCCTCGGCGTTCTCAGTTGACTAGGCCGAAAGCCTCACATGGTTCCGGGTGCAGCCGATTGACCTCCCGTGGGGATGACGGAGCTGTCGAACCTGCTGTGGCGTGAACGCCAGTTGCTTGACCTCTTGCAGTTCAAGTTGGAGGAAGAGTGCCTGTTGCTGGAGTGCGAGCGCGACCGCTGGCTGGCCCACGCCGGGCGCGAGGTCGAGCTTGTTCTCGACGAGATCAGCCGGGTGGAGATGGCCCGCGCCTTGGAGCTCGCCGACGTCGCGCCCCAGTTCGGCCTCGGCTCGCAGCCCACGCTGAGCGACTTGGCCGAGGCGGCCCCGTCGCCCTGGGGTGCGTTGTTCACCGACCACCGCGCCGCGTTGCGGCTGGCCTCCCAAGAGGTCGTGGAGACGGCCAAGCGCAGTCGGGCGTTGTTGGAACGGGGTCGACACGACACGGTACGGGCCTTGCGGGCCTTGGCCGAAGAGGAGTTGGCGGGATGAACAACCAGGTGATCGCGCCGGAAGACCTGTTGGGCGATTCGGGCGTGATGCGAGCAGGCGTGGACCGGCTGCCCATCGACCGGATCACCGAATTGCGCTTGCGGTTGCTGGCTTTCGACGCCGCGCTCGACACCGGCGAGCGCATCCTGCAGCCGTCGTTGGTGGACTTCCTCTCGTAGGCTGCGCGGCGTGACCGACTCGCCGCCGCCCGCTCCCGAAGTCGACCTCGACGCACTCGCTGCCGCGTTGGCCGACGGCGCACCGCTCGTCGACGTGCGCACCCCTGAGGAGTACGAGCAGGCTCGCGTGCCCGGTGCTCGGCTCATCCCCCTCGACCAGTTGAACAGCAGGGCGGATGAGATCCCGCGGGACCAGCGGGTGTACGTGATCTGTGCGCTGGGCGGGCGCAGCATGGCGGCGGCCACCGCGTTGAACGCCGCCGGATGGGAGACCGTGAACGTGGCGGGCGGCACCAACGCATGGGTCGAAGCAGGCCGCCCGTACGAGTCGGGGCCGGCGTGACCGTCCGCACCTCGGTCGAAGCGGGTGGCGTGTTCGTCGTCACCATCGACCGGCCCGAGGTGCGCAACGCCGTCGACCGCCCGACCGCCGAGGCGTTGGCCGAGGCGTTCCGCTCCTTCGACGCCGACGACTCGTTGTCGGTGGGGGTGCTCGCCGGGGCGGGCGGCACGTTCTGTGCGGGCGCCGACCTCAAGGGCGTGGCCACCGGGCGGGGGAACCGGGTGTCCGACGACATGGCCGACGACGGCCCCATGGGACCGACGCGCATGTTGCTGTCGAAGCCGCTGCTGGCGGCCGTCGAGGGCCACGCCGTTGCTGGTGGGTTGGAGTTGGCGCTGTGGTGCGACCTACGGGTGGCGGCGTCCGACGCGGTGTTCGGCGTGTACTGCCGGCGGTGGGGGGTGCCGCTGGTCGACGGCGGCACCATCCGCTTGTCGCGGTTGGTCGGCCACAGCCACGCCCTCGACCTGATCCTCACGGGGCGCGGTGTGTCGGGCGAGGAGGCGCAGCGCATGGGGCTGGCCAACCGGTTGTGCCCGCCGGGCGAGGCGCTGGCGGCGGCGGTGGAGCTGGCCCGGTCGATCGCCGCCTTCCCGCAACTGTGCATGCGGGCCGACCGCCGCTCGTCGTACGAGCAGTGGGGCATGTCGTTGCCCGACGCACTGGCGCGGGAGACGGCGCTCGGACTGGAAGTGATCGCCTCTGGCGAGACGGTGGCGGGCGCCGCCCGCTTCGCTGCGGGTGAAGGCCGCCACGGCGCCTTTTAGTCGCGGCCTGTCCCCTGACTCGGGTTCGGGTGGCGGCTTTCGGGATGGCGGTCGCGGGCCATGGCAGGCTCCTATCCATGACGACGATCGCCATCGCGCTGTTCCCCGATGTCGAAGAGCTCGACTGGGCGGGGCCGTGGGAGGTGCTGGCGGCGTGGGCCCTGTTGTTTCCCGACGACGGCGTGCGGGTGGTCACGGTGGCCGACACTGCCGAGCCGATCCGGTGCGCCAAAGGGGCGCGGGTGCTGGCCGACTGCACGTGGGACGACCTGGGGCCGATCGACGTGCTGGTGTACCCGGGCGGCACAGGGACGCGACCGCAGCTGGGTGACGAGCGGGTGCGGGCTCGGCTGCGGGAGTTGGCGGGGGCGGGGGTGCTCATGGCCAGCGTGTGTACGGGGTCGCTCGTGTACGCCGATGCCGGGCTGCTCGACGGGCGTCCGGCCACCACGCACTGGATCGCCTTGGACCTGCTGCGGTCGCTGGGGCGCGACATCGACGTGCAGGCCGACGCCCGATGGGTCGACTCCGGCTCGGTGGTCACGGCGTCGGGAGTATCGGCGGGCATCGACATGGCGCTGCACCTGGTGCGGCGCCTGCACTCCGAACAGCGGGCGCGAGAGGTGAAGCGGGCTATCCAGTACGACCCGCAGCCGCCTGTGTGAGGCGCGCTTCGGCGTCGGCGGCAATGGTCCGCACCACGTCGCCCGCCCGTTCGCGGCTGCGGACGGCGTAGACGGACTCGCCGGCGTAGAGGGCCATGGCGTCGACGTGGCCGGTGGTGGCCCGGTTGGGCGGGACCACGGCGAAGCGGGGGAGCGGGAAGCCAGGTAGCTCGGCCACCACTTCGAGGTCGGGGTCGAGTTGCTCGGCGGCCTCCACTGCGCTGCGCAGGACGCGGTGGGGCTCCGGGCCGTTCGGCCACATGGTGGAGAAGGCGTCGGTGAGCACGGTGTCGGTGGCGCCCGCGGCGATGACGCCGTCCTTCCACACGTCGTGAGCCGTGGACTCCTCGGTGGCGATGAACCGGGTGCCCAGGCGCACCCCGGCGGCGCCCATGGCCAGGGCGGCGGCCAGGCCCCGGCCGGTGCCGATGCCGCCTGCGGCGAGGACAGGCACATCGACGGCGTCGAGCACCTCGTCGAGCAGCGGCCACAACGACCGGTCGCCCCACATGCGCCCGCCGCCCTCGGTGCCGCGGACGACGAGCAGGTCGCAGCCCGCGTCGGCCGCCGCCTTGGCTTCGTCGACGGAGCCGACCTGCCACCCGGCGAGGGCGCCCGCATTGTGCACCCGTCCGACCAAGGGCGGCTGGGGCGGGCCGTGGTAGAAGTCGACGAGCCGGACCAGCGGGGCGATCTCGTCGACCAGGGCTTCGTCGAGGAACGGCATGAGCACGTTGACGCCGAGGGGACCGGCCGCCTTGGCGTTGACCGTCTCGATCATCGAGCGCAGGGCGGGGCCGGGGACGAGGGTGGTGGCCAGCATGGCCATGCCGCCCGCTTCGATGACAGCGGCGGCGAGGTCGGGTGTGCCAACGGCGCCCATGGGTGCCAGCTGGATGGGCACGGTGCAGCCGACCAGGTCGGTGAAGGCGGTGCGCAGCATGGGCCGACTATGCCGGACGCGGTAGGAAGGCGCTATGGAGACGACGGAACTGGCGCTCGACACCACCGGCAGGCATGTGGTCGATCTCACTGGAGAGGCCGAGCGCTTTTGCCGAGGGCGGGGCGACGGGTTGCTGCACGTGTTCGTGCCCCATGCCACTGCGGGCGTGGCGGTGTTCGAGTTGGGGGCGGGGTCGGACGAGGATCTCGACGAGGCGTTGCAGCGGCTGCTGCCCCGGGAAGACCGCTACTACCGGCATCGCCACGGTTCGCCCGGGCACGGGGCGGACCACTTGCTGCCGGTACTGGTGTCGCCGTCGATGGTGGTGCCGGTGCTCGACGGGCGCATGGCGTTGGGGACGTGGCAGCGGGTGGCGCTCGTCGACCTCAACGACGACAACCCGAAGCGGCGGGTGCGGCTCAGCTTCGTGGCCGGTTAGTCGTGGCGGACGTCGGGAACGGTGGACGGCATGGCCGATACAAGCGAAGACACCCCGATCTCCGACGTGCACGCCAACCCGCAGGACACTGCCTTCGGCAAGGCGGCGGCCGACGACCAAGAGCGGGTCGACCGTGGCGAAGAGCCGTTGTACGACGAGGAGAACGCTCCCCAGGCATGGGGGAAGGCCGAGCCCTCGTCGTAGGGCTCGGCCTTCCCGGTCGCTTCGGTGGCGCGGTGCGTCAGTGCCAGACGATTTGGAACGGCTCGTACGCAGCGCCCACCGGCGCCCACGCCTTGACGTAGTGGCCCATGTCGATCGTCATTACGCAGTCGCCCATGAGGCGGAAGGCGGTGGTGGCGTCGGACCGCACTGCGCAGGCGCCCTCTTGGTCGACGTGCCAGGAGCCCGAGCGCTTCGGGAAGCAGACGGCGGCGCCCACCGCTCGCCAGCCGCCGAGGGCTCCGCTCACTGTCGACGGAAGCTCGCCTGCGCAGGGCAGGGTGCGGGCCTCGGCCGGGCTGCCCGCCACGCCGACGATCCAGCCCCGGTCGGGCGGGGGTGCGGCAGCGGCGGTGGACGGGAGCAGGGCCAAGGCGGCTGCGGCCACGAGGACGCTCGTGCTGACGGTTCGTCTCATGCCCCTGTAGACGAGGCTCAGCGGGATTCCGACGACGACGATTCCAGCGACGCCGCCACGGTCGGCCCGAACGGGTGCACGAGGACGGAGGATCGACCGCCGCCCGCCACGGTCCCTTGGGGGGCGACGGCGCCCGCGGGACGAGGGGCCGGCGGCGTGCCGAAGTCGCGCAGGCGGACGGTCACGTCGGACTGCCACGTCAGCGGGCTGCGGCGATCGACGCCCCCGCGGGCCTGGAGCCGGAGGGCGCGCACTCGGCCGTCGCTGTCGACCGAGGCCTCGGCCGTCCAGTGCTGGTCGGCGAACTCGGTGCGGACCAGTGCAGCGGGGTCGACCTCGAACCGGTACCGGCGCACCCGGCTGCCGTCGAGCTCGGCGTCGCCCAGCGTCTCGACGTCGCCCTCGGAACTGCGGAGGATGCGGCCCACCGCACCGGGCTCGAGAAGGACGGCGCCGAGCGGGCCACTGCTCGACTGCAGCGCCGCCCACGAGCCGTCGGGTCGGCGCAGGGCGGCTTGGCGCCCGTCGACCGACACGGCGAAACCGGCAGGGCCGGCCTCCAGCGCCGTCGCAGGCACGGCTGGCCGCACGGTGCCTTCCAGGTTGACTCGGCCGCGGAAGTCGGTGGTCCCGCCCGCGCTCACCGCCATGCGAAGGGAGAGCGACGACGGGGGCTTCGGCGGCGCCCCCGCCGCTCGAGGTGGCGTGGTGGGGCGAGTGCTCGGCGGGCGGCCGCTACCCCCGCCACCGCCCCCGCCGACGGCGTCGCGCAGGGCGCGGTCGATCTGCTCCTGGCCCCGACGGATGGCCTCGTCGACCTGGGCCTGGAAGGCGGCGAGCCCGCGCTCGAACTCGGCCATGGCCTGCGCCCACTGCGCCTCCATGGCGACTCGAACCTCGGGCGGGAACGCCTCGAACGGCGGGCGCGCCGCCTGCACCGGTCCTCGGCCCCCGTTGCCCGGGGCCACGTACTCCACGGGCACGAGGAGCTCCGTCTCTCCTTCGACGGTGACCTGGGCGGTGCCCGCCGCTTCGGTCCGCTCCGCCGAGGCGAGCAACACGTCGTCGCCGCGGTCGTCCTCGGGGCGCGCCAGCACGGCCAACGCCCCGACGACGAGCAGAAGGGCGGCGGCGATGGCCGTCGACCGTGTGAGCGAATGGCGGGCCGCGTCCGTCAGCCACGGCCCGCGTCGAGGCGCGACGCCCTGCCGTACGGCGGCCCCATCACCACTCCGAACGTGGTCCAGCACGCGGTCAGCCAGGCCTGCGGGCGCGGGCGGCGCCAGCACCTGCCCGAGCGCGCCCGCGTTCGTCCGCACGGCGTCGATCCGGGCCGCAACGTCGGCGCACGCTGGGCACCGGTCGAGGTGCGCCTCGACATCCGGGGTCCGTTCGTCGTTCAGGAGCGCGTCCTGCACATGAGCCATCGTCGTCACCTCGTGCTCTCGGACGGCGCGTCACCGAGCGCGTCCATCAGGCGAAGGCGGGCCTTCGCCACCCGCGAGCGCATCGTCGAGGGCGGGACGCCCACGATCTGCGCTGCTTCCTCCCGGCTGTAGCCGAGGACGTCGACGAGCGTGAACGCCCGCCGCTCGTCGTCCGACAAGCGGCCCATGGCCTGGTCGAGGGCAACCGTGAGCTCCGGTTGCTCCTCGCGGGCGCGCGCTCGTCGTGCCTCGTCGAGCGAGACGACGGTGGGCCGCTTACGACGCGATATGTCGATGCACGTCCGCTGGCAGATAGCCAGCAGCCAGGTGCGCACCGATGCATCGCCTCGGAAACCAGCCAGGGCGCGGTGGGCCTTCACGAACGTGTCCTGCACGGCTTCTTCGGCCGCAAAGTCGTCGCGCAGGTTCGCCCGCGCCAGGCGCCAGACCGCGTCGGTATGCCGACGCACCATGGCCTCGAAGGCCACTTCGTCGCCGGCCGCGGCCCGCTCGACAAGGGCGGCATCCTCCACCACTCCTGTGTAGACGAGAGAGACACGTCAGATGACGATGGCGTGAGCGCGTGCGTATTCAGTTGTGGCTACTGCGAACAACCTCCCTTCGAGCGCGAAGGATCAGGGGTCGGGGTCGGTCCGCAGGCCGCGGACGAGTTCCGAGGCGTCGACGCCGAGCGCCTCGGCCAGCAGGAGGACGTTGTGCAGCGTCGGGTTGACCTCACCCCGCTCGATGTGGCCGATGTACGTGCGGTGGAGGCCTGAACGTTCGCCCAGCTGCTCCTGCGACAGCCTGAGCACGTTCCGACCGGCCCTGACGCGCCTCCCGAACTCGACGGCTTCCCGTCGGTCCTTCTTCCTGGGAGGCGACTCGGGTACGCCCGAGGTCCCTGGACGGTCGTGGGATGTTGTCATGGTGCTGCCCGACTTCTGCTGCAGGGCCGGTTGAATGTACCCGACCGAACATGTGTTCGAGAACTGCAGTCTGTCCGAACATCAGTTCGGTGTCAACGGCACCTTCGCAGAAATCTTCACCACGGCAGCCACCCGTTCGGCCGCGGCCGCCGGGTCCTCGTGCTCCCACACTCGCACGACCCGCCACCCGGCGGCGGCCAGGCGCTGATCGGTTTCGCGATCCCGCTCGACGTTGCGCGCCAGCTTGGCCGCCCACCACGCCCCGTTCGCTTTGGGCGACGTCGCATGCTCGGGGCAACAGTGCCAGAAGCACCCGTCGACGAACACCGCCACTCGAGGCCCGACGAACACCAGGTCGGCTTGACGCCGGAGCCCTGGCACCGGTCGCCGGTGCAACCGGTAGCGCAGGCCACGCCGGTGCAACAGCGACCGCAGGAGCCGTTCCGGGGTGGTGTCGTGCCGCCGTTGCCTGCTCATGCGCAGGCTCGTGGCGTCGTCCGTCTCCAGGCGAGGGCGGCCCCGGGCGGTGGCGGCGTCGGCCACGGTCAAAACCGCCTCAGTCGAGGTAGAGGCGGTCGACGATCTCGGCACCGGGGATCCGGTTGAAGACCTCAGGGGCCACCTTCACCTTCATGGCCCGGCTCCCGCCGCCCAGGATCACGGCCTCTTGGCGCATGACCTCACCGTCGACCCACAGCGGCATCGACGGCGGCAGCGCCAAGGCGGTGACGCCGCCGATCTGCATGCCGGTCAGTTCGGTCGTCTCCTCGGCCGTGGCAAACGACGCCTTGTTGACCCCCATGCGCCGCTTCACGGTGTTGTTCACGTCGAGCCGCCGTGGGGCCAGCACCACACACGCCGCATAGACCTTGGGCTCTCGTTTCGAGGCCACCACGATGGTGTTCGCCGACATCCCGACTGGGTAGCCGTAGTGCTCGGAGAACGCCGCAGTGTCGGCCAACGCCGGGTCGCAGTCGAGCAGCTCGTAGGGAACGCCGGCCGCGTCGAGGGCGGCCACCACTCGGCGTTCGATGTCGTCGCGGGGATGGTCCGTCGTCACGGACGGACATGGTGCCGGCCTTTCAAGTCGGCGACGCCAGGTGCCGAGACAAAAGGCACAACCCACGAATCGGCAACCCCGGGGAAACCCGGGTGCGCAAAGCCTCGGGCCTACCGGAAGCGCAGCTTCCCACGGCAGCCGGGCTACCGAATGGGGGGCACCGCCCTCCGCGAGCTTCATAGGAGGGACCGCAAATGCGGGCAGTGTGCCGGGGACTCATCGTTATGTTGGCCACCACGCTGGCCCTGTTCGCCATGCCGGCCCTGACCGGTACGGCGTCGGCCGACAACGCCGGCGACGAGTCGGCCTTCGTCTCCCGCATCAACTCGCTGCGCGCCTCCAAGGGCCTGCCTGCGCTGGTCGTCGACGTCCGCCTCACCGACGTCGCCCGTGCCTGGTCGGCATCGATGGCCAAGCGGAACGTCCTTGAGCACAACCCCAATCTGTCGTCGCAGGCGCCGAGCACGTGGCAGAAGCTCGGTGAAAATGTCGGCTACGGCGGCAGCGTCACCCAGGTGCACGATGCCTTCGTCAACAGCCCCAGCCATTACCGCAACCTGGTCGACGGCGCCTTCAACGCCGTGGGCATCGGCGTCGTGTGGGCGGGCAGCCGCATGTGGGTGACCGAGGTCTTCATGCAGGGCCCGGCCCAGACCGCCTACGCCGCGGCTCCCAGCGGCCCCGGCTGGTACCGCCTGGCCGGCGCCGGCGGTGAGGTCCACGGGTTCGGCACGGCATCGGGCTTCACCACCGTTCCGACCAACTCGCCCATCGTCGCCATCGCCGCCCGCAAGGGTGGCGGCTACTGGCAGGCCGCGGCCAACGGGGCCGTGTTCGCCTCGGGCGCCGCCCCCTTCTTCGGTTCCATGGCGGGACGGCCGCTCAACTCGCCCATCGTCGGCATGGCGCCCACCCGCACCGGCGACGGGTACTGGCTCGTCGGACGGGACGGCGGCATCTTCTCCTTCGGCGACGCCCAGTTCTTCGGGTCGACCGGCTCGATGCGGCTCAACCAGCCCGTCGTCGGCATGACGGCGTCGCCCACGGGCAACGGCTACTGGTTCGTGGCCTCCGACGGCGGCATCTTCTCCTTCGGCGACGCACGGTTCCACGGCTCGACCGGCTCCATGCGCCTCAATGCCCCGGTGCTCGGCATGGCGGCCACCGCCTCGGGCGGCGGCTACTGGCTCTTCGCCCGTGACGGCGGCATCTTCACCTTCGGTGATGCGCCGTTCTTCGGCTCGACCGGTTCCATCCGGCTCAACCAGCCGGTGGTGGGCATGACGCCGACCTCGACGGGCCGGGGCTACTGGTTCGTGGCCTCCGACGGCGGCATCTTCACCTTCG from Acidimicrobiales bacterium harbors:
- a CDS encoding helix-turn-helix transcriptional regulator, producing MTTSHDRPGTSGVPESPPRKKDRREAVEFGRRVRAGRNVLRLSQEQLGERSGLHRTYIGHIERGEVNPTLHNVLLLAEALGVDASELVRGLRTDPDP
- a CDS encoding CAP domain-containing protein; its protein translation is MRAVCRGLIVMLATTLALFAMPALTGTASADNAGDESAFVSRINSLRASKGLPALVVDVRLTDVARAWSASMAKRNVLEHNPNLSSQAPSTWQKLGENVGYGGSVTQVHDAFVNSPSHYRNLVDGAFNAVGIGVVWAGSRMWVTEVFMQGPAQTAYAAAPSGPGWYRLAGAGGEVHGFGTASGFTTVPTNSPIVAIAARKGGGYWQAAANGAVFASGAAPFFGSMAGRPLNSPIVGMAPTRTGDGYWLVGRDGGIFSFGDAQFFGSTGSMRLNQPVVGMTASPTGNGYWFVASDGGIFSFGDARFHGSTGSMRLNAPVLGMAATASGGGYWLFARDGGIFTFGDAPFFGSTGSIRLNQPVVGMTPTSTGRGYWFVASDGGIFTFGDASFLGSTGGRYLSSPIVGMIGGL
- the vsr gene encoding DNA mismatch endonuclease Vsr; this encodes MADAATARGRPRLETDDATSLRMSRQRRHDTTPERLLRSLLHRRGLRYRLHRRPVPGLRRQADLVFVGPRVAVFVDGCFWHCCPEHATSPKANGAWWAAKLARNVERDRETDQRLAAAGWRVVRVWEHEDPAAAAERVAAVVKISAKVPLTPN
- a CDS encoding crotonase/enoyl-CoA hydratase family protein is translated as MTVRTSVEAGGVFVVTIDRPEVRNAVDRPTAEALAEAFRSFDADDSLSVGVLAGAGGTFCAGADLKGVATGRGNRVSDDMADDGPMGPTRMLLSKPLLAAVEGHAVAGGLELALWCDLRVAASDAVFGVYCRRWGVPLVDGGTIRLSRLVGHSHALDLILTGRGVSGEEAQRMGLANRLCPPGEALAAAVELARSIAAFPQLCMRADRRSSYEQWGMSLPDALARETALGLEVIASGETVAGAARFAAGEGRHGAF
- a CDS encoding nitronate monooxygenase gives rise to the protein MLRTAFTDLVGCTVPIQLAPMGAVGTPDLAAAVIEAGGMAMLATTLVPGPALRSMIETVNAKAAGPLGVNVLMPFLDEALVDEIAPLVRLVDFYHGPPQPPLVGRVHNAGALAGWQVGSVDEAKAAADAGCDLLVVRGTEGGGRMWGDRSLWPLLDEVLDAVDVPVLAAGGIGTGRGLAAALAMGAAGVRLGTRFIATEESTAHDVWKDGVIAAGATDTVLTDAFSTMWPNGPEPHRVLRSAVEAAEQLDPDLEVVAELPGFPLPRFAVVPPNRATTGHVDAMALYAGESVYAVRSRERAGDVVRTIAADAEARLTQAAAGRTG
- a CDS encoding response regulator transcription factor, encoding MTGDAVAVIVDEWPLVRVGVAQTLRARGVRVLAEVARGDEAVHLAATGGGTLLFLGLVHDTAPSELVRRAVAAGVVVVALVDHVSRDELAGMAGHGVSALLLRTVSAEELGDALNRIGRGERVIAPALLPLLVGAVTTGVDEGGLTRKEREVLARLADGMSNREIAEALYITPATVKTHLAHIYTKLGVANRQEALARAVALGVLS
- a CDS encoding rhodanese-like domain-containing protein, which gives rise to MTDSPPPAPEVDLDALAAALADGAPLVDVRTPEEYEQARVPGARLIPLDQLNSRADEIPRDQRVYVICALGGRSMAAATALNAAGWETVNVAGGTNAWVEAGRPYESGPA
- the flgN gene encoding flagellar export chaperone FlgN translates to MTELSNLLWRERQLLDLLQFKLEEECLLLECERDRWLAHAGREVELVLDEISRVEMARALELADVAPQFGLGSQPTLSDLAEAAPSPWGALFTDHRAALRLASQEVVETAKRSRALLERGRHDTVRALRALAEEELAG
- a CDS encoding DJ-1/PfpI family protein, with protein sequence MTTIAIALFPDVEELDWAGPWEVLAAWALLFPDDGVRVVTVADTAEPIRCAKGARVLADCTWDDLGPIDVLVYPGGTGTRPQLGDERVRARLRELAGAGVLMASVCTGSLVYADAGLLDGRPATTHWIALDLLRSLGRDIDVQADARWVDSGSVVTASGVSAGIDMALHLVRRLHSEQRAREVKRAIQYDPQPPV
- a CDS encoding sigma-70 family RNA polymerase sigma factor, which translates into the protein MEDAALVERAAAGDEVAFEAMVRRHTDAVWRLARANLRDDFAAEEAVQDTFVKAHRALAGFRGDASVRTWLLAICQRTCIDISRRKRPTVVSLDEARRARAREEQPELTVALDQAMGRLSDDERRAFTLVDVLGYSREEAAQIVGVPPSTMRSRVAKARLRLMDALGDAPSESTR
- a CDS encoding YbaK/EbsC family protein, coding for MTTDHPRDDIERRVVAALDAAGVPYELLDCDPALADTAAFSEHYGYPVGMSANTIVVASKREPKVYAACVVLAPRRLDVNNTVKRRMGVNKASFATAEETTELTGMQIGGVTALALPPSMPLWVDGEVMRQEAVILGGGSRAMKVKVAPEVFNRIPGAEIVDRLYLD
- a CDS encoding secondary thiamine-phosphate synthase enzyme YjbQ, whose protein sequence is METTELALDTTGRHVVDLTGEAERFCRGRGDGLLHVFVPHATAGVAVFELGAGSDEDLDEALQRLLPREDRYYRHRHGSPGHGADHLLPVLVSPSMVVPVLDGRMALGTWQRVALVDLNDDNPKRRVRLSFVAG